The following proteins are co-located in the Paenibacillus sp. JNUCC32 genome:
- the cmk gene encoding (d)CMP kinase — protein sequence MVMQGTGYRDRINIAIDGPAGAGKSTVARMVASRLQYIYVDTGAMYRAVTWFMLNQGISPENPEKVLQHAQNMVIELKPHENGQMVWLNGEDVTPYIRSHQVSAVVSQYARIEGLRIKLVRLQQQMALDKGVVMDGRDIGTTVLPDAEVKIFMTASVKERALRRFHELSDEGITLEQLERDIAERDRLDQEREVSPLRCAEDAIILDTTHMDINQVVEAILSYCET from the coding sequence TTGGTTATGCAGGGGACAGGTTATCGCGACAGAATCAATATTGCCATCGACGGTCCGGCAGGCGCGGGCAAAAGCACGGTAGCGCGTATGGTAGCCAGCAGGCTGCAGTACATCTACGTGGATACCGGCGCCATGTACAGGGCAGTCACCTGGTTCATGCTGAACCAAGGGATTTCTCCGGAAAATCCCGAAAAAGTGCTTCAACATGCACAAAACATGGTGATTGAATTAAAACCGCATGAAAATGGTCAAATGGTTTGGCTGAACGGGGAAGACGTCACGCCATATATTCGTTCACATCAGGTTAGTGCAGTGGTATCCCAATATGCACGAATCGAAGGTTTGCGAATAAAGCTTGTCCGTTTACAGCAGCAAATGGCACTGGATAAGGGCGTTGTCATGGATGGACGCGACATCGGCACGACGGTTTTGCCGGATGCCGAGGTGAAGATTTTCATGACGGCCAGTGTCAAGGAACGTGCGCTCCGCCGCTTCCATGAGTTAAGTGATGAAGGCATAACGCTGGAACAATTGGAAAGAGATATCGCAGAACGCGACAGGCTGGACCAGGAACGTGAAGTGTCCCCGCTCCGATGCGCAGAGGATGCCATCATACTGGATACGACGCATATGGATATCAATCAGGTTGTCGAAGCGATTCTTTCATATTGCGAAACTTAA
- a CDS encoding DUF5359 family protein produces MSQSSNDQNQLRRKTRQDPMPDDKGQALHDRYGQVLLKLLIGLAFALVIVQLLLHYEPSRPYLSPIQQMEGVPVNEPNVNDWMGENTPSLLHRSS; encoded by the coding sequence ATGTCCCAGTCATCTAACGATCAAAATCAGCTGCGGCGAAAAACTAGGCAGGATCCCATGCCCGACGATAAAGGACAAGCTCTTCATGACCGATACGGTCAAGTGCTGCTTAAGCTGCTGATAGGGCTCGCATTCGCTTTGGTGATCGTCCAGCTGCTATTGCATTATGAACCAAGCCGGCCCTACCTTTCGCCGATTCAGCAGATGGAGGGCGTTCCCGTTAATGAGCCAAATGTAAACGATTGGATGGGAGAAAACACCCCTTCTCTTTTGCATCGCTCTAGCTAG
- a CDS encoding flagellar brake protein, with protein sequence MSALYPKINDVLYIQLDTGDEKEASIVYKSRISDMDDESMYMEVPLQEGTGRLKKLYIGDELSAYFLTEGGVKNFFNSYVLSHHEDVIRLVRIKKPEPDQITKVQRRSFLRVQAELELAVMAKDGTRLLTKTDDVGGGGVSFYLEPDKSFAEGSLLSCWILIPFKNGSVEHVPLEGEVVRVKQLPGNRSIVMLKFNQIVDMERQKLIRYCFERQFDFRNR encoded by the coding sequence GTGAGCGCATTGTATCCAAAGATCAACGACGTCCTCTATATCCAGTTGGATACGGGGGATGAGAAGGAAGCCAGCATTGTTTACAAATCCCGCATTTCCGACATGGATGACGAATCGATGTATATGGAGGTTCCGCTTCAGGAAGGAACGGGCAGGCTGAAGAAGCTGTATATTGGGGACGAGCTTTCCGCTTATTTTTTGACGGAGGGCGGAGTCAAGAACTTCTTCAATTCCTATGTCCTGAGTCACCATGAAGACGTTATACGCCTGGTTCGCATCAAAAAGCCGGAGCCGGATCAGATCACGAAGGTGCAGAGAAGGAGCTTTCTAAGGGTACAAGCCGAGCTCGAGTTAGCGGTGATGGCCAAAGACGGCACGCGGTTGCTGACCAAAACCGATGATGTCGGCGGAGGAGGGGTATCCTTTTACCTGGAACCCGACAAATCGTTCGCGGAAGGGAGCTTGTTAAGCTGCTGGATCCTTATTCCGTTCAAGAACGGATCGGTGGAGCATGTCCCTCTTGAAGGCGAAGTTGTCAGGGTCAAGCAGCTGCCAGGCAATCGAAGCATCGTCATGCTGAAGTTTAATCAGATCGTAGATATGGAACGTCAGAAACTGATCCGTTATTGCTTTGAGCGCCAGTTTGATTTTCGCAACCGTTGA
- the ypeB gene encoding germination protein YpeB, translating to MYKRLSAILFPVATILLIGALVWGYQENKEKNAILINAENQYQRAFHDLSYNMDRIHAELGNTLAVSSTSQGMHRKGLMNVWRLTSQAQNEISQLPLTLLPFNKTEEFLSRISNFAYKTGVRDLTKEPLSENEVKTLKSLYANSGEITKDLQHVQNKVIANSLRWMDVETALATNKVEDNSIIDGFKTVDKKVEAYPELDWGPSVSSIYDRRSVKQLAGMPVSEEDVKRKALKFSDTGNQANVQVTKNGSGTEWVSYTAKVKHPKGHMLSMDFTEKGGQLISYTDERNVGAKRASVQDAIDKAQQFLTKKGYSDMTVVSADQYDNLANFSFVREEDGVLIYPEKITVRSAMDNGEVIGFQASDFVYEHQVKRDIPQPKLSLAEAEKVLNPEFKVLYHRKALIKNDRSEDVLCYEFGGRINGSQYRIYINADTGLEETVEVVKDAQAGIK from the coding sequence ATGTACAAACGATTAAGCGCTATTCTGTTTCCTGTAGCCACCATATTATTGATCGGGGCTCTGGTTTGGGGATATCAAGAAAATAAAGAAAAGAACGCCATATTGATTAACGCCGAGAACCAGTACCAACGGGCTTTCCATGACTTGTCGTACAATATGGACAGGATTCATGCCGAGCTCGGCAATACGCTTGCGGTCAGCTCGACTTCCCAAGGGATGCACCGGAAGGGTCTTATGAATGTATGGCGCTTGACCAGCCAGGCGCAGAACGAAATCAGCCAACTGCCGCTAACGCTGCTTCCGTTCAACAAAACCGAAGAGTTCCTGTCCCGGATATCGAATTTTGCCTACAAAACGGGCGTGCGCGATTTAACGAAGGAACCGCTTAGCGAGAATGAGGTCAAAACGTTGAAATCGTTATACGCCAACTCTGGCGAAATCACGAAGGATTTGCAGCATGTGCAGAACAAGGTCATCGCTAACAGTCTGCGCTGGATGGACGTAGAAACGGCCTTGGCTACGAATAAAGTCGAAGATAACTCGATTATTGACGGATTCAAAACGGTGGATAAAAAAGTAGAGGCTTACCCTGAGCTTGATTGGGGACCATCGGTAAGCAGCATTTACGACAGACGTTCCGTGAAGCAGCTGGCAGGCATGCCGGTCTCGGAGGAGGATGTGAAGCGCAAAGCGCTGAAATTCTCCGACACGGGCAATCAAGCCAACGTACAAGTGACGAAGAACGGTAGCGGTACCGAGTGGGTATCCTACACGGCCAAAGTCAAACACCCGAAAGGCCATATGCTCAGCATGGATTTCACCGAAAAAGGCGGCCAGCTGATCTCCTACACGGATGAACGGAATGTCGGCGCCAAGAGAGCATCCGTTCAGGATGCCATCGACAAAGCCCAGCAATTCCTGACGAAAAAAGGCTATTCCGACATGACGGTCGTATCGGCCGACCAATACGATAACCTGGCCAACTTCTCTTTTGTGCGCGAAGAAGACGGCGTGCTGATATATCCTGAGAAAATCACCGTGCGCTCGGCCATGGATAACGGTGAGGTCATCGGATTTCAGGCGAGCGACTTTGTTTACGAGCACCAGGTGAAGCGCGATATCCCGCAGCCGAAGCTCAGCCTCGCCGAAGCGGAGAAGGTTTTGAACCCTGAATTCAAGGTGCTCTACCACCGCAAGGCCTTAATCAAAAACGACCGTTCCGAAGATGTGCTGTGTTATGAGTTCGGCGGACGCATCAACGGCTCCCAGTACCGGATTTACATTAATGCGGATACGGGCCTGGAGGAAACGGTCGAGGTCGTTAAGGATGCGCAGGCAGGAATTAAATAG
- the prsW gene encoding glutamic-type intramembrane protease PrsW codes for MLVFSIIASALAPGLALLTYFYLKDRYDQEPLHMVIKVFMLGVLIVFPVMILQRGMILWLGDNPVVNSLFVSAGVEEFLKWFVMYHIIFNHTEFDEPYDGILYAVAISLGFATVENLLYAWYSQAAFGPMFMRALLPVSGHAMFGVIMGYYMGHARFTEGKRRRFFLVLSMVLPWMWHGLYDLILNLLTHTWVWFIVPLMVLLWYGGMGKISRANNRSPFRFINREEEVNT; via the coding sequence GTGCTGGTGTTCTCGATCATTGCGTCAGCTTTGGCGCCGGGACTCGCATTGCTCACGTATTTTTACCTGAAGGACAGGTATGATCAAGAACCCCTGCACATGGTGATCAAAGTGTTCATGCTAGGGGTTCTGATCGTTTTCCCGGTCATGATTTTGCAGCGGGGAATGATACTATGGCTTGGCGACAATCCGGTAGTCAACTCACTGTTCGTTTCGGCGGGCGTTGAGGAATTTTTAAAATGGTTCGTGATGTATCATATTATTTTTAACCATACGGAATTTGACGAGCCTTATGACGGCATACTATATGCAGTGGCGATATCGCTGGGATTTGCTACGGTAGAGAATTTACTTTACGCTTGGTACAGCCAGGCAGCCTTCGGCCCGATGTTCATGCGGGCGCTGCTGCCCGTTTCGGGTCACGCAATGTTTGGCGTTATCATGGGATACTACATGGGACATGCGAGGTTCACGGAAGGGAAACGAAGAAGATTCTTCCTCGTGCTGTCCATGGTTCTGCCTTGGATGTGGCATGGTCTTTATGACCTGATTCTGAATTTGCTGACCCACACATGGGTATGGTTTATCGTTCCGCTAATGGTTCTGCTGTGGTATGGCGGCATGGGCAAAATCTCCAGAGCGAACAACCGCTCTCCTTTCCGTTTCATTAACCGGGAGGAAGAGGTTAATACGTAA
- a CDS encoding genetic competence negative regulator produces the protein MKIERLSQDKIRIFLTFDDLSERGIQKEEMWQEIPKVYDLFTEMMDQAYSELGFDATGPLAVEVFALPAQGMVVIVTRGKYDHHFGGLSEEDMPDEIYEMEVTLDQSDTIVYVFQDFEVLIEASHMLKDLVGGAGKLYHYMDKWFLYFEPEELDSEKLPAIIAMLAEFGESSSVTEAVLEEYGKKVMPQQAVEVICTHFQRQH, from the coding sequence ATGAAAATAGAGCGTTTGAGTCAAGATAAGATACGGATTTTCCTCACGTTTGACGATCTGAGTGAGCGTGGGATCCAGAAGGAAGAGATGTGGCAGGAAATACCGAAAGTTTATGACCTGTTTACGGAGATGATGGATCAGGCATACAGTGAACTCGGATTTGATGCCACCGGACCTCTTGCCGTTGAGGTGTTTGCACTGCCTGCCCAGGGCATGGTGGTTATTGTGACGAGAGGGAAATACGATCATCATTTCGGCGGCTTGTCCGAAGAAGATATGCCGGACGAGATTTATGAAATGGAAGTAACGCTGGATCAAAGTGATACCATCGTCTATGTTTTTCAGGATTTTGAAGTGCTCATTGAAGCATCGCATATGTTGAAGGACCTTGTAGGCGGAGCGGGCAAGCTCTATCACTATATGGATAAATGGTTTTTGTACTTCGAGCCCGAGGAATTGGATAGCGAGAAGCTGCCGGCTATAATTGCCATGCTGGCCGAGTTTGGCGAATCCTCTTCGGTGACGGAGGCTGTGCTGGAGGAATACGGGAAGAAAGTGATGCCTCAGCAGGCGGTTGAGGTTATCTGTACACACTTCCAGCGTCAGCATTAA
- a CDS encoding polysaccharide deacetylase family protein, which produces MVRTRTVLLLACCLMLSACGSNGAAQKQGAAMEGGNTQTTQQNESTGQVSPAKESTDPSAEQVKPEDPSSTSSSKSPDSPDPSEEAVKDPEAEAPSEPKYHMNKVYRIVPNDESVPEKVVLLTFDDGPKDEKMINRMIDTLDKHEAKAIFFVNGYRAKEHPELLKLIHDRGQVIGNHSWDHIDLKKESKQKVEKQIGDVQKIVKEATGAEPKFFRPPFGSGGDTVKEVALEHDLLFMTWSNGSLDWESKNKNKPDAVVSNVLEQLHPGSNILMHELPWTAEALDTLLTKLEAKGYGFVDPQWIEPKIR; this is translated from the coding sequence ATGGTTAGAACACGAACAGTCCTTCTGTTGGCCTGCTGCCTGATGCTCAGTGCATGCGGCAGCAACGGCGCCGCTCAGAAGCAAGGCGCGGCTATGGAAGGCGGTAATACCCAGACGACGCAGCAAAACGAATCCACCGGGCAGGTGTCCCCTGCGAAAGAAAGCACCGATCCTTCGGCCGAACAGGTCAAGCCTGAAGACCCGTCCAGCACGAGCTCGAGTAAATCCCCGGATTCCCCGGACCCGTCCGAAGAGGCCGTCAAGGATCCGGAAGCCGAGGCTCCGTCCGAACCGAAATACCACATGAATAAGGTGTACCGAATCGTACCAAACGATGAATCCGTACCCGAAAAGGTGGTGCTGCTCACTTTTGACGACGGTCCCAAGGATGAAAAAATGATCAACCGCATGATCGATACGCTCGACAAGCATGAAGCCAAAGCCATTTTCTTCGTGAACGGATACCGCGCGAAGGAGCATCCCGAACTGCTGAAGCTGATCCATGACCGCGGTCAAGTCATCGGCAATCATTCCTGGGATCATATCGACCTGAAAAAGGAAAGCAAACAGAAGGTCGAGAAACAGATCGGGGACGTCCAGAAGATCGTTAAGGAAGCGACGGGAGCGGAACCGAAGTTTTTCCGGCCTCCGTTCGGCTCCGGCGGAGATACCGTCAAGGAAGTCGCGCTGGAGCATGACCTGCTGTTTATGACTTGGTCCAACGGTTCCCTGGATTGGGAAAGCAAAAACAAAAACAAACCCGATGCCGTTGTGAGCAACGTGCTCGAGCAGCTTCATCCCGGCAGCAATATTCTGATGCATGAGCTTCCGTGGACTGCCGAAGCCCTGGACACTTTGCTGACCAAGCTCGAGGCCAAAGGGTATGGATTCGTGGATCCGCAATGGATCGAGCCTAAAATAAGATAA
- a CDS encoding metallophosphoesterase: protein MSVLMWIAGAAALGAGAIGWMRAEAQGYRLREEEVVSERIPRSFDGFRMLFITDIHRRQLSEEKLLSNISSVDCVLLGGDITEKGVPFERLRYNMSVLARLAPVYAVLGNHDLYAGKDAVRKVLRDSGVILLNDKTVKLKRDDECLVLSGIRQPASRKHPYTKFRGNAAEDQYHIILVHDPIWLKGKEETHGDLLLAGHTHGGQIVLPIAGAVRLERFYKNFKSGWYTLPRKAGEPIHSSRLLISRGFGTSHIPLRLKCPAEYHVITLRKKP from the coding sequence ATGAGTGTGTTGATGTGGATAGCGGGTGCTGCGGCACTCGGTGCAGGCGCAATCGGCTGGATGAGGGCTGAAGCCCAGGGCTATAGGCTGCGTGAAGAGGAAGTGGTATCCGAGCGTATTCCGCGGTCGTTTGACGGGTTTCGGATGCTGTTCATCACCGACATACATCGCAGACAACTGTCTGAAGAGAAGCTATTATCCAATATATCATCGGTGGATTGCGTGCTCCTGGGCGGAGATATTACCGAAAAAGGGGTGCCCTTTGAGCGGTTGAGATATAACATGTCGGTTTTGGCCCGCCTCGCCCCCGTGTATGCCGTACTGGGAAATCACGACCTGTATGCAGGCAAGGACGCCGTTCGCAAGGTATTGCGGGATAGCGGGGTCATTCTGCTGAATGACAAGACCGTCAAGTTGAAGCGGGATGACGAATGCCTTGTCCTTAGCGGAATTAGGCAGCCGGCAAGCAGGAAACATCCGTATACGAAATTCCGGGGAAATGCTGCGGAGGACCAGTATCACATCATTCTGGTGCACGATCCGATATGGCTCAAAGGCAAGGAAGAAACGCACGGGGACCTCCTGCTGGCAGGACATACCCATGGAGGACAGATTGTGCTGCCGATTGCCGGAGCGGTTCGTCTGGAGCGTTTTTACAAGAATTTTAAATCCGGATGGTATACGCTGCCGAGGAAGGCAGGAGAGCCTATCCACTCCTCCAGGCTGCTGATCAGCCGGGGGTTCGGCACTTCCCATATTCCGCTGCGCTTGAAATGTCCGGCGGAATATCATGTGATTACATTACGCAAAAAACCTTAA